The following are encoded together in the Desulfovibrio sp. JC022 genome:
- the nhaA gene encoding Na+/H+ antiporter NhaA, with the protein MGQAQVVSKDSEPKIDKMLQPFYEFVKIESSGGLVLIIATVIALIWANSPWGHYYEAFKNMPLTVGAGGFILSKPAILWINDGLMAVFFFLVGLEIKREILVGELNSFRQASLPIFAAVGGMVVPALVYAFFNIGTPSVDGWGIPMATDIAFSLGVLSMLGDRVPLSLKVFLTAVAIVDDIGAILVIAIFYSSGISLWIIGLGMLFFICMIILNKLGVRHPLPYLFFGCLMWLAFLKSGVHATVAGVLAAMTIPASTRLCCTDFLIPMRNHLMDYEMGGDKNRVTLSNKQMLSALGNINRDVLMASPPLKRIEHNLHYWVAFGIMPIFALANAGINFSAEGGGLDVFHPVSLGIFSGLIVGKVIGICFASWVAVKSGIADMPKTLVPGHFLGAALLAGIGFTMSIFITTLAWDASSPFIVEAKFSILAASVVAGILGFIVLRSCPLSPEYDG; encoded by the coding sequence ATGGGCCAAGCACAAGTTGTGAGCAAGGATAGTGAGCCGAAAATTGATAAAATGCTCCAGCCTTTTTATGAGTTCGTTAAGATTGAATCTTCCGGCGGTCTGGTATTAATCATAGCAACCGTCATTGCCCTGATCTGGGCCAATTCACCGTGGGGTCATTATTACGAAGCTTTTAAAAATATGCCGCTTACCGTTGGGGCTGGGGGTTTTATCCTCTCTAAGCCTGCCATTTTGTGGATTAATGACGGCCTTATGGCTGTTTTCTTTTTTTTGGTAGGTCTTGAGATCAAGCGTGAGATTCTGGTTGGCGAACTTAATTCATTCCGTCAGGCATCGTTGCCTATTTTCGCGGCTGTGGGGGGGATGGTTGTCCCGGCCCTTGTTTATGCATTTTTCAATATCGGAACCCCTTCGGTGGACGGTTGGGGAATTCCCATGGCTACGGATATCGCTTTTTCACTGGGCGTACTTTCTATGCTTGGTGACCGGGTTCCGCTCAGCTTGAAGGTGTTCCTTACCGCAGTAGCCATTGTGGATGATATAGGGGCGATCCTTGTTATCGCCATTTTTTATTCATCCGGTATATCGCTCTGGATTATCGGGCTGGGTATGCTCTTTTTCATCTGCATGATTATTCTCAATAAACTTGGTGTACGCCATCCGCTTCCATATTTGTTTTTTGGCTGCCTGATGTGGCTGGCATTCCTGAAAAGCGGAGTACATGCCACTGTAGCCGGTGTGCTTGCGGCCATGACTATCCCGGCTTCCACCCGGCTTTGCTGCACAGATTTTTTGATTCCAATGCGCAACCACCTCATGGATTACGAAATGGGCGGGGATAAAAACAGGGTAACTCTTTCCAACAAGCAGATGCTTTCTGCTCTCGGTAATATTAATCGTGATGTTTTGATGGCCAGCCCTCCGCTTAAGAGAATTGAGCATAATCTGCACTACTGGGTGGCTTTCGGGATCATGCCTATTTTTGCTCTTGCTAATGCGGGAATAAACTTCAGTGCTGAGGGCGGCGGGCTGGATGTTTTTCATCCGGTAAGTCTGGGTATTTTTTCCGGTTTGATTGTGGGTAAGGTTATCGGAATCTGCTTTGCCAGCTGGGTAGCGGTTAAGAGTGGAATAGCCGATATGCCTAAAACGCTTGTTCCCGGTCATTTTCTCGGTGCGGCATTGTTGGCCGGTATCGGTTTTACCATGTCCATTTTTATCACCACTCTGGCTTGGGATGCTTCTTCACCATTTATTGTTGAAGCCAAATTCAGCATTCTTGCGGCATCTGTTGTTGCCGGAATTCTGGGATTCATTGTTTTAAGAAGTTGCCCGTTATCCCCTGAATATGACGGATAG
- a CDS encoding PAS domain S-box protein — translation MRETKIVILKYVAIVICIFLALDIFIQYQLYQRYKNDQKFSVYHQTATIRAQLEKEVNSNLLLIQGLADYVSYHPELRTSELESYCRGMLFRSKLITNIGVAPDYIVDYVYPLEGNEDVLGMDYRLHPDQWEQVKQVHNTGKMIVAGPIDLVQGGRGFVGRAPVFVRSNEYFWGIVSAVIDLEKLFVNAGLTTIKNLKIAARGVDGKGADGAVFFGDPEVFNPDKSPVVMQVTLSNGSWQLAAVPVGGWGVIPPGSLILHAIFLLLALSISFSIYKIITKNAEVEMVKTNLSEAQSIAHLGNWSMDLLSGKIWWSNETYQIFGVVKGEYTPSKIGFFTRLVHPKDRGIVRETYLEAMKSGKSYSLDHRIVRPDGEVRHVSERGKFSYDDAGKPIRSYGTIHDITSRKLMETELRESKTRFDHVTNKLSRKFIFFSHTVDGVFLRLSEGFAHLGYGSAESGIGQRWTELFDFNPESLAEAMEKNKQVIAGEVDTVEYELEFTIPDGRECCMSVFGYMTYDFELDENIFEGVAIDITERKEREERLKILTRAIENAPVSVVITDTEGNITYVNPYFSKETGYSKQEALGENPRVLKSGKHDEVFYKEMWDTIVRGQTWRGDIVNRKKDGSLYWEAASISPVYNEKEELVSYVAVKEDISDKKDLERLKSDVDLIMRHDLKTPLNGIIGLPGLLRMDDNLTEQQHGLLKTIEDSGKNMLHMIDMSLDMFKMETGKYEYCPLQVDVIGVAKQVIDNCRSKISAQKVEVEMLSSGDADDNSLVVWGEERLIYSLISGLLTNAIEASPSGKKIVIEFMRNGNSMISFRNTGVVPEQIRDIFFQKYVTYGKDSGTGLGTYSAKLMADAMQYEIEMMTFDERNETVVMITIPEERPE, via the coding sequence ATGCGTGAAACAAAGATTGTTATTTTAAAATATGTCGCAATTGTAATCTGCATATTTTTGGCTCTGGATATATTTATTCAGTATCAGCTTTACCAGCGTTACAAAAATGATCAGAAATTTTCAGTTTACCATCAGACTGCAACAATTCGAGCTCAACTTGAAAAGGAAGTGAACAGCAATCTTTTATTGATTCAGGGGTTGGCGGATTATGTCTCCTACCATCCGGAATTGCGCACAAGTGAATTGGAGAGTTACTGCCGGGGAATGCTTTTCAGGTCGAAACTTATCACAAATATCGGAGTAGCTCCTGACTATATTGTTGATTATGTGTACCCCCTTGAAGGTAATGAGGACGTGCTTGGGATGGATTACAGGTTGCACCCGGATCAGTGGGAGCAGGTAAAACAGGTTCATAATACCGGGAAAATGATAGTGGCCGGGCCGATTGATCTGGTTCAGGGCGGAAGGGGATTTGTAGGAAGGGCTCCGGTATTTGTTCGTTCCAATGAATATTTCTGGGGGATAGTTTCAGCGGTCATTGATTTGGAAAAACTTTTCGTTAACGCCGGGCTAACCACCATTAAAAATTTGAAAATTGCTGCACGCGGTGTGGATGGCAAGGGAGCGGACGGGGCTGTTTTTTTTGGAGATCCTGAAGTGTTTAATCCGGATAAAAGCCCTGTTGTCATGCAGGTTACTCTTTCAAATGGATCGTGGCAGCTTGCCGCTGTTCCAGTTGGCGGATGGGGTGTAATTCCCCCTGGATCTCTTATCCTGCATGCAATATTCTTATTGCTGGCTTTGAGCATTTCTTTCTCCATCTACAAAATAATCACCAAAAATGCAGAAGTTGAGATGGTAAAAACAAATCTCAGTGAAGCACAGTCCATAGCTCATCTCGGGAATTGGTCCATGGATCTTTTGAGTGGCAAAATATGGTGGTCAAACGAGACTTATCAAATTTTTGGTGTGGTTAAGGGAGAATACACTCCTTCAAAAATAGGTTTCTTTACAAGACTGGTTCATCCTAAAGATCGGGGAATTGTACGTGAGACATATCTTGAAGCTATGAAGAGCGGGAAGTCCTATTCCTTGGATCATAGAATAGTGCGGCCAGATGGTGAAGTAAGGCACGTTTCAGAGCGGGGTAAGTTCAGCTATGATGATGCAGGTAAGCCGATCCGTTCCTATGGTACTATTCATGATATTACCAGTCGGAAGCTGATGGAAACAGAGCTAAGAGAAAGCAAGACTCGTTTTGATCATGTCACCAATAAGCTCAGCAGGAAGTTTATATTTTTTTCGCACACAGTTGATGGTGTCTTCTTACGTTTAAGTGAGGGATTTGCTCATTTGGGGTATGGTTCTGCTGAATCAGGTATCGGTCAACGATGGACGGAGCTTTTTGATTTCAATCCTGAATCCTTGGCGGAAGCCATGGAGAAGAATAAGCAGGTCATAGCCGGGGAAGTTGACACAGTAGAATATGAACTTGAGTTTACGATTCCTGACGGCAGAGAATGTTGTATGTCTGTGTTCGGTTATATGACTTATGATTTTGAATTGGATGAAAATATATTTGAAGGCGTTGCCATAGATATTACAGAACGTAAGGAGCGCGAGGAAAGATTGAAAATTCTTACACGGGCTATTGAGAATGCTCCTGTATCTGTTGTTATTACTGATACTGAAGGTAATATTACCTATGTAAATCCATACTTTAGCAAAGAAACAGGGTATTCAAAACAAGAGGCTCTGGGGGAGAATCCTAGAGTTCTTAAATCCGGCAAGCATGACGAAGTATTCTACAAAGAAATGTGGGATACCATTGTAAGAGGTCAGACATGGCGCGGAGATATTGTTAACAGGAAAAAGGATGGTTCTTTATACTGGGAAGCTGCTTCTATTTCTCCGGTATACAATGAAAAAGAAGAGTTAGTAAGTTATGTTGCCGTAAAGGAAGACATAAGCGACAAAAAGGATCTTGAGCGTCTTAAATCAGATGTTGATTTGATTATGCGCCATGATTTGAAAACTCCGCTTAACGGCATTATCGGTCTTCCCGGGTTATTACGTATGGATGATAATCTCACAGAGCAGCAGCATGGTCTTCTTAAGACCATTGAAGATTCCGGTAAGAATATGCTGCACATGATTGATATGTCGCTGGATATGTTCAAAATGGAAACCGGGAAATACGAATATTGTCCTTTGCAGGTGGATGTGATTGGTGTGGCAAAGCAGGTTATTGATAATTGCAGATCAAAGATTTCCGCCCAGAAAGTTGAAGTTGAAATGTTGAGCTCCGGCGATGCGGATGACAATTCTCTTGTTGTCTGGGGTGAAGAGAGATTGATTTATTCACTTATTTCCGGTTTGCTGACCAACGCAATCGAAGCCTCGCCTTCCGGTAAAAAAATAGTTATTGAATTTATGCGTAACGGGAATAGTATGATTTCTTTTCGTAATACCGGAGTTGTGCCTGAGCAGATTAGAGATATATTTTTCCAAAAATATGTGACCTACGGTAAAGACAGCGGTACCGGGCTTGGTACTTACTCAGCAAAACTTATGGCCGATGCCATGCAATATGAAATTGAGATGATGACTTTTGATGAACGTAACGAAACTGTGGTAATGATCACAATTCCTGAAGAAAGGCCTGAATAA